In one Acomys russatus chromosome X, mAcoRus1.1, whole genome shotgun sequence genomic region, the following are encoded:
- the LOC127185457 gene encoding cancer/testis antigen 55-like: protein MLNPLRKVSAIVQKSNPEEKPQGQPQDNTKLKSIEGVVTTLCNGHGWINESIFFSTNEVSDKAPVSVGGSVTALVEEDDITNTLKAIKVKVMTDPVESTEPSKFDRRLCIRCITSVTQDSIYISKDASFPKHLFNGEFVPFKGDLLLVEYAMDPGSSKMTIYSASPLHTQNIDDACVTNFDGRTGVVEATMFFTLDSLYTLPGYTPGLYDLVNVVVVNSIQAHYSHRVVSMIPVEMLY from the exons ATGCTGAACCCTCTACGGAAGGTATCAGCCATCGTCCAGAAGAGCAATCCTGAAGAAAAACCACAAGGACAGCCTCAAG ATAACACAAAGCTGAAGTCTATTGAAGGAGTTGTGACTACCCTGTGCAATGGCCATGGCTGGATTAATGAATCCATATTCTTCAGCACTAATGAAGTCAGTGATAAAGCACCTGTGAGTGTTGGAGGCAGTGTCACTGCACTTGTGGAGGAAGATGACATAACTAACACGCTGAAAGCTATTAAG GTGAAAGTTATGACTGACCCTGTCGAGAGTACGGAGCCTTCCAAATTTGATAGAAGGCTTTGTATTAGATGCATCACTTCTGTAACACAAGACAGTATCTACATCAGCAAAGACGCTTCTTTCCCCAAACACCTATTTAACGGAG AATTTGTACCATTCAAAGGAGACTTGCTGCTGGTGGAGTATGCTATGGATCCTGGCTCGTCAAAAATGACTATCTACTCCGCGAGCCCTCTTCACACTCAAAATATCGATGAT GCCTGTGTCACCAACTTTGATGGGAGAACTGGCGTAGTGGAAGCCACCATGTTTTTCACACTTGATTCCCTTTATACTCTCCCTGGCTACACCCCTGGGCTCTACGACCTTGTCAATGTGGTTGTAGTGAACAGCATTCAAGCACATTATTCTCACCGAGTGGTGTCTATGATTCCAGTGGAAATGTTGTATTAA